In Miscanthus floridulus cultivar M001 chromosome 19, ASM1932011v1, whole genome shotgun sequence, the DNA window cttctcgatacctcggtaaaaataccggagtcgtcgatgggagtttgcatatctctaccttactctttagcttccgcatttacattgcaatcttggtgtgtgctttactttcatagcttagtgataggtttggaacctaggttgcataactccttttgcggtagagataacaacatactagcaaaaccgtagttatatatttagcttgtttatcttttgcataagttttgctaagggtagaaaaagaggccatagtttagagttagagttttaagttgcctaattgacCCCcctcctcttaggtgtcacggtccctttcaattggtatcagagatggttggctcaatttggacatttggcttcaccgccgttgagccgatgctatttagagtggttgggatggatacctctaggcctctgcactttgatggcattaacttcccctactataaagctagaatggcttgtcatctttaggcggtagatttgggtgtttggagagtcactcgtgacgggatgaaacccattaagaatcccgataaacctacaaagagtgaagaaaaagaaatttatttcaatgctagagctaaaaattacttgtttgaatcttttagcatggatgtgtttaaccaagtgttcactttaaatacagcacatgaaatttagttaaaacaccaagagctccatgacggcataactaatgtccgtgagcaaaaacattgtctagctaaacaaaattatgattcctttaaaatgaatgatgatgagcttgttcgtgatatgtattcttgtttgaatctaattatcaatgagctccattcaataggattaacaaagctagatgatgcagacatcaagagaaagatcatcttcgtgctaccacaaaagaaatatacaagcatcatcaccatccttcacaacatgcaggacttgagcaccatgaccccaaccatagtcattgacaagatggtggcatttgaaatgtcacggaagatgggtcaagaagaagcctggtcatcgagcaaaggcaaagctctcgcatgtagtgagaaaaagaagatgaaaggcaagcaagttgagacaagctcaagctcaagctcctcaagtgaagataaagaagaagatgaggatggtgatgatgatgtagattcaagtgatgatgatcaatcttccccctccacctccgaccatgatgaagaatcaatcaaacttatcaataagGTGGATAAGATGattcaaaggctcaatgtcaagggtatgtccatccaaattcaagattttatcttcaccaatcaaagaaattagcaaagaaagaaaggatgctatggatgcggcgagttggggcacttttgtggaagtttgtccaaataagcccacatccaagacaaagaagaaggcgtgcaaggacaaagccatcacatcaataaggtcataggatgattcttcaagtgaagaaaaagaccatcacaagaggcgaggccacaagcactcatcatcaagctcttctcgtgtgtgccttatggcacgaggtaacaaaagctcatcctctagtgagagtgatagtaatgatgaaatgccttctcttaatgaacttgtgcaagaaaatcttaaatatgctaaggctcgcactagccaacaaaaagaagctaaaaatattgcgagaaaagctagatagttcacaagaagcatataaaaccttgcttgaacaatatgagacttttgctaatctcaatattgaactatctactaaaattgagcaacttgaggctagtgcaacaacaaatgcatgcacaatcaatgatgagcaacttgtaaagaaaaataaaaaattaaaagaaaagttagctagctcacaagatgcttataaaagtttgcttgctaaaatggaaaccatgtgcaacattgtgatgagctaactaataaagttgctaatcttgaagccgtcggtacaaccctcaccaaggcacctaaaaagaaaagttttatctttgacatgcctaaaaaggatgcttctacttcttgcaatgatttatgtttagactcacccttgtgcaaccaagtctgtgttgagaaagttgttgtagatacatgaacacaagaggttgcaatagagaatgagcaactcaagcaagaagtggctcaccttaccaaggacttgactcaagtaaaaggcaaaatggtgcaagcccaacttcatcaagataacaccgtcaaaggagtgaagaagcttgatgaaggacaaaccgtggtttactacgtgtgccacaaggaaggtcacaagtcctatgagtgcaaggtgaagaatgggggaggagctaagaagaaagagaaaaacaaaaaggaaacaagcaagctctccaacacatacaccaataaggtggacaagaaggcctccacaccatacttattaaagaagaagaaaaatgacaaggtggtggccatcaaggtgaacaagcaagtcaacaatggggtcaaacgcttttgggtgccaaaggatatcatttccaacatgaagagcaccaagaaagtttggatccctaaagggaagtgagaagttcgatggacttcagggaatttggagacttggtatagtttggggtgcatttcatggggtgcatcattatggacaaggaaattgccaagtgggttagtgaatactatggacccaaattccccttcccatgttaggtaactagatttaatttcttgcaatttcaattagcatctagttccttttcatgcctaggtttgcatttgcatgtttaatcttttgtcttgcatacactaggtatatcttatggtaggcttgcacggtttcattcttaacctttggagcaaacctacatggtttaaattatttaggagcacgacacatagcttgttttacaattgttcatctaatatgtgccaaagtccaaattgtagataatttctcccgaatatcactttcgaaaatgattctcacattcatgtgatgtcatctttcaagtggtattttttattctaaaatcaatgtgcatgtctcctacaagtattccatacttgtgtgcacaaatttaggaggaggttactctacaagttggatgctttgagactaacacctttttaagcttatcatgtgtgtagtagtctcattgcaaggaaaatggagttcccggagttaagcatcatacttcaaatatccaccacctattgcaagtggtataaatcaaattggtttccacatgtggtatttctaaaccgatatcatcatattgatttcactttggtatttatatactttctccatgcattatatagattaaactcccttgagcattaatttgccaattatgcataaactacattctccgtcatatgtatgcatatatttagggggaacttagtctatgtaatgtaagagtcaaattttgtgacctattccactccacatacaaaggatcacaaagtttgaccctcccttgtgctactaatgtcttccttttcgctgtttgattccaaagggggagaatttgtaggaccaaaagcaagcccgatcataataatttacaagtggtaatggtccgagaaagggaggatagagGATTATgtagttagggggaggcttaaatccataatgccacatgagaacatttgcaagggcaagataagtttccaaagatgtttacatgtagtatcttttagcatcatataaccttgccctttgcattgcatcctagcaagtaaatagtttttaaattccaaaattttattatttacttgctttggtcgtgttgttatcaatcaccaaaagggggagattgtaaaaaaaatagaccctaggtccatttactttggtttttggtgtttgatgaccaacacaaccaaattggactaataaatttgcaagtaattgttttgtagttcaatagggtgcaagacgtgacttggacgaagggacatgatgatccgatgatcaacgccttaagcaagaccctagaagcacaagagaagactcaagatatcaagcaaagtccaagcacgaagatggaaatcaagccggacgcaagatcgcaaagaaacgagctcggcagaggtgaccggacgtggcccttatagggaccagacgtgtccgatcagttgctcagcaacagcaggcgtcagcagctgtgacccgacgctgagcgaagcagtgactggATGCACCGATGACACTGTTCTTCATCACGGCAATGTTTTCAGCGTGATCGGACGTAGCGGcactggacgaccggacgcacaaagtacAGCGTttgatcgagtctagagaggttctagagcgacgCCAGCGCGACCAGACGCATTcgatcgagtgagaccggactTGGCCCAGAGTTCGATCAACGCGCGCGCTCCAATGGTCGGgactaccggacgcgtccggtcaggacgacagcagcgtccggtcgatagcagaaagctaggtttcgtccccaacgactactttctctatggggcttataaatagaccccccaaccggccatttgagaggtggagagctgaggaaacatatcaagggtgttgatacaccattttagtgatctccacttgcatagtgcttagtgattcattaggtgattagcgtaggtgctttacaaagtgcttaggttgattagaccaccgcttatgcgcttgctctaggtttaggcctagtgtttagtgaggtttgcacacctcttatcactcggtgcttacgcgcaccattgttgtacatcgaaggggcttgtagtcttgcgagatcataccaaccgcgtttgtggtgtggctgccaccgtgtatcagagggaacaaggcccgtggcgtttcagccgaaagcttgatagtgaagacggcggggagcatccgggagaggcttgtcgaaaggcacgtcggagacccacttgcgtgtggggaaggcccgaggctatccatggagttatccgaccgggagcttggcccttgcgaggggctccaacgaggactaggggaaagattatgcgcttctcgatacctcggtaaaaataccggagttgtcgacgggagtttgcatatctctaccttactctttagcttccgcatttacattgcaatcttggtgtgtgctttactttcctagcttagtgataggctagttgataggtttggaacctaggttgcataactccttttgcggtagagatagcaacatactagtaaaatcatagttgcacatttaaatagtttatcttttgcataagttttgctaagggtagaaaaagaggtcatagtttagagttagagttttaagttgcctaattcaccccccctcttaggcgtcacggtccctttcaacTCCGTCCTGGCGAATGTCGTGGGGAACTGACACGCCcgtcagtgttcgtacgggggttaggcaggatagcaccggtacgcccgacgctgttcttgatgtgaatcctccggTATGGCCCGTcaaggccacgggttacatcggggcgtgtcggtctcttccctggtgtcagagctttgactcaggtccatacgcttggacctagagtggtttacggcggtatgggtctccgtcaggcgaggcggagcgcagacccaagggtcggccgaggcggagcccgtggcctcggggtcaggcgaggcggagtcctcccccagaggctggGCGAGGCAAAGCGCAGAccctaagggtcgggcgaggcggagcgcaggtccaagggttgagcgaggcggagcatagacccaagggtcgagcgaggcggagtgcaggcccaagggtcaggcaaggcggagcccgcggcctcgggttcagacgaggcggagtccttccctagaggccgggcgagacgaaacgcagacccaagggtcagacgaggtggagcgcagacccaagggtcggacgaggtggaacGCAGACCCAAAGGTGGGGCGAGGCGGTGCCCTCTCCCAGAGGCCAGAAGAAGCGGAGCTTGCGCGCCGGGGGTTcgattggagctgtagtcgcgctcttgactgctcggatgagttAATGTTTATGGTCATTAGCTactcctcttcaggtaccctagtattccCCGACGCTAGTGCCAAAATAATCTTCCAAAAATGTACTGTTTTGATATTAATAAGACGTCATTTTTAAACTGCTGAGTACTCTGGTATTATGATCCTTTCTTTCCTTCATAGAACCACACATTGTAAAGTCTATTCAGACGAGTATATGCAGCAACTTTAAAATATcatttttttttataaacaaTCAATGATGTCAAAACCTACAGACTGCAGGGCATTTTGCATACCGACACTGCTTCTCACAACAGATCAATCTTCAGAATTGGGGTTCACCACATTTTCTCCTTGTAGCTCATTTTCTTCTCGTAGATCATATTCAACAACTAGACCAAGATTATCAACAAACTTGTGGTACACCTGGCACCCTGCACACTGTTTGCATAGTGTATGTTAGAACATATTTACAGCATGCGTAAGAAAACATCAATCATACGAATGCAGGCTTGTCTCATACAGCGATCCAAAATGAGCAAAGCAGTAGGTTTGGAGTTTGCATTTTTGCACATAAATAAAAGCACAGAACAAGGTTTACCTGAAGAAAAACTGTCCCACTTTCATAGGCTACTCTGTTTATCAAGCGCTTGGTCCTTTCACCACATGCATTGCATGTAAATTGAACAAGCAAGCTTCTTCTAGGAAGCTTTATATCAACAGCGGCTTCCTGAAACATCACACAAACAGAAGTTACATTTAGGACATTCTTGCCTACAAACTAGTCTGTTGTTTGCCGCTTTACTATTCAATCTGCCAGTGAATTGAGCACTTATTACTCATTTCTGAATCTAGTTTGTTCCTCAATCAGCAAGCAATTTGTTACATTGTCTTTCATACAATAAACCGCTGAATTATACACAAAATGCAAGACCTTATCATTATTTCTTTATCATAATTTTCACATATGTATGCTATCAACCTAGCAAATTTTCAATTTACAAAACGTGTTCATATATAGTTTACTAAAGCCAATCAGCCAATGGACAAAGAAGATATGATGCTAGAAAACCACAATTATTCTGACTATATGAATCATCAAGTTGATTTAGAATAGCTAGCAACCTACACCAACATATCAGGCTGAATCTCATTAGTTATCCAATTTCAATAATCAGTGGTCTAAAAACCCAAGCAGTTACTGTTTCCCCCATTGCTGGTGGCTACCTAATCCAGTCCACTCCCTAATCGCCTCCACTAAATAATTCCAATCCATAACCCAAATCAATTCACCCCTGACGATCTGAAAACATCATAGAGAGGAAGGAGAGAGAGCCCTAACCGTTGGCGACGGCACCACGTCCGAATTGACCTCACGGGAGGAGGAAGCGAGCCTCCTTGGATGGTACGAAACTCTCAACCTGCAGGCCGAGAGACGAGCTTAGAAACCCGCGTCCCGCGAGCCGAGCCGAGAAGTAGATGGAACGGAGCGCACCGCGGTGCCGGTGCGCTAAACTTCGAGGAGGAGGCCACAAGGGACaagtgaggaggaggaggctccCGGCGGGACGAAAGGATCCCCGGCAACAACGCCGAGGGCGGCAGCCCAGCCGCGCAGCAGCCGTACCCTGCGGCCGTCGTCGCCATAGCCGCCTACTCCTACTTGGATTCGCTTGCCGCAGGGGAGGTCAGGGCGGAGGGCGGTCCGTCGTTTTGCCCCTGAAGGCCgggatttttaactttttttttccgCCATCTTCATGCGTCGCCCCTGCATATTTTGCCATCgcaaacagttttttttttccttgatGTGGCACGTCAGATGGGCGCGAGCCTGAGAAGAGCATGCGAAATGACCTATGTACTCCGGCTGCTTCTCTCTCTCCcatcgctgacgcgtgggcctcATATGTCAGCTTCGTCTTCAACCTCCCGCCATCCTGGATGAACGGAAATCCGGCGTTGCCTTCGATGACACGAACTCTGCCGTGCGGCTGCTTGAACATCAGGAACTCGAGAGCCGTCAGCCGACCTCTCCACCGTCCTGGATGAACGGATGATGCATCAGGAACCGTTGGGAATCAAAAGATCAATGATGGGCATGGACGGATGAAGAATCAAttcttaaataaataaattacgtACGAGATGCAGTCGACGGGGCAGGTGTTGATGGCGTCGACGATCCTATCCTCGTCGTCAGCCCACTGCGCGACGGCGCGGGCGCGGTCATAGACGGACTCGGGGCCGAGCTAGGAAGAGTAGAGCGGGCGGCCCGTGTAGCCGGCAAACTCGGAGCGGGGCGCCTGCTCCTGGTCGTAGGCGAGGCACGCAGCCGGGTCGGAGAGCAGCACGTACACCTCGTTGAGGACGACGGCCATGTCGTGCCCGCCCGTCGTGCCGGCTACGTCCGGGTGGCACCGCTTCTGCAGCGACCGGTACGCCGCCTTGATCTCTGACTACGGCGACGACCGCTCCACGCCCAGCAGCTCGTACAGGTCGTAGTCCGACACCCACGAGCCGCGGACGCCCCCGGCCTGTAGACGCTGTCGCCGCCGGCGCCGGATGCTTCAGCACGACACCAGTGGCGAGCGCTTGCTCACCGTGCCGTGGCGGGCCGCGAGGAGCGTAGCCTTGGGGCGGCAGGGGAGACCGAGATGGTGTTAACGAGAAGCGCGGACATGGCAGAGCGTGCGGTTCAGCAAGGCGTGCCGGAGGTCGAGGAGTGGCAGCAGCTCGACCGAGACTGCACGAGTTCCCCTTCCCTCTCTGCGAGGTGATGGCAGGAGGTTGAAGATGAAGCTGGCATgtggggcccacacgtcagcgatTGGAGGGAGAGAAGCAGCAGGGGTACATAGGTCATTTCGCATGCTCTGTAGGCCTTCCCAGGCTTGCTGCCACGCTGGCGTGCCACCTTAACAAAAATGGCAAAAACCTAGGAGGGTTACTATTTGCGGTGCGCGCATAAAGATGACAAACGGAGGAGTGCCGTCCGTAACGATggcaaaaagttaaaaatcccCTGAGGCCTGAACGGCTCTAACAAGCAGCCCCACCAGATGTCCATATTGACTGGGCCGGCCCGTTAACCAGTTTAGACAGCCCATTGTCTGTATTTACCCCTGTCAGCCTTCGGGTTGTGGGCTGTGTCCTTTTTATCACTGTCCCAAAACATGGCTAAGTCAAATCCCAAAATTGCTTCTactcaaaaaaaaaattccaaaATTGCTGTGCTCGAAACAACAATGGCATGGTGTCATACTGAAGAATCACATGGATTCAGACATCCAGTTCCATCACTGTGAAACCCACCGACGGCCACGAATGGAGTGTGTTTGCGTGCAGACACATCCGACTTCCTATCCCTGGTAAAGTACACAAGAAAGCTTTGTGTTATCAGAagattcacaagcttctttcatTTATtgctctctccattccaaattataagtcttagtttttactatgtatctagacatagcatacatctagatgcatagcaaaaactaAGTATCTAAAAGAGCAAAAACAACTTGAAATAGATAGATTGTATGAAGAAACAGTACCTTAGGCATTTATAAATTTGAAACTGGAAACGGAGTTGTGGGATGAAGCACTTGTGCTTTTAGTGTATTCTCGTGATTGCTTTCTGACCTCTGGAACAAGACTAGCAGCTTGCAGAATGGTAATCACCAAAAATCATTGCAAGAACATGCTCCATCTCGGAAATGGTGGAACCTACTCCGATCTCTAACAATGATTTCCCGGTTCCAAAGCTGAGAGATTAACTTGATTGCAGAGTGGCAGTCCTCACAGACTCTCAGGTTCTTCATGATATGAAACGGTAAGTTCGGTGGAAGGCTAATGAGACCAAAAGCAATGGCTATCTTCTCACTGTGTGCTAAAAGTGCCTGTTCTTTCTCTTCCTCGTCAACGTCCACTGCTATCATTGACGTAGCTGGAGAATAACCCGCAGACTTCAGCCTGCGTGCAATTTCCTCCATCATCGTGATGATCTCTAATGTCCGAGGATGTGATTGGTCATTGACAACAAACTTGTGTACCTGCCCAGCCACAGTAATCGAGCTGTAACCTGCCGTTTTCTTAACTCCCTGTTCTTCCATCAACatccttattctttttgcatcTACCCATTGTCTAGAGTCTATGTATATGTTATACAACTGGACATAGACA includes these proteins:
- the LOC136529649 gene encoding uncharacterized protein — translated: MATTAAGYGCCAAGLPPSALLPGILSSRREPPPPHLSLVASSSKFSAPAPRLRVSYHPRRLASSSREVNSDVVPSPTEAAVDIKLPRRSLLVQFTCNACGERTKRLINRVAYESGTVFLQCAGCQVYHKFVDNLGLVVEYDLREENELQGENVVNPNSED